Within Caulobacter segnis, the genomic segment CCGTGACGATCAGGAAGGCGACCGTGAAGTCCCCCAGCCGGGGCGCGGCGCGGTCGCCGGCTAGCATGCCGACGTGCAGCGCCAGCGCGCCGGTGCAGACGCCCAAGGACAGCATCAGCTGCTGGAAGGTGGCGTAGAAGCTGGTCGCCGCGCTCATCCGCTCGGGCGGGATCTCGTCATAGGCGATGGTGTTGTAGGCGGTGAACTGGAACGACATGCAGAAGCCGCTGGCCATCAGGGTCAGGAAGATCAGCGGCGTCGGCCAGCTGGGCCTGAAGAAGCCGCAGATGGCGTAGCCCGCCGTCGCCGCCAGGCCGCCGACGATCAGGCTGTCGCGGAAACCGAAGCGCCGCAGCAGGCGCGGGGCCAGGCTCTTCATCGCCAGGGAGCCGATGGCCCCGGCGATGGTGATCGTGCCGCTGACCGCCGCGCTCATGCCAAAACCCAGCTGCAGCATCAGCGGCAGCAGGAACGGCTGGGCGCCCTGGGTGATGCGGGTCAGCGAACCGCCGATCACCGACAGCCGGAACGATGGAACCTTCATCAGGCTCAGGTCCAGGATCGGCGCTTCACGCCGCCGAGCGTGGCGGATGTAGAGGGCGCCCGAGGCCAGGCCGATGGCGATCAGCATCAGGGCGTTGACTAGTTCGCCGCTACGGCTGGTCATCTCGAAGCCGAACAGCAGACAGCCCAGCGACACGCCCGACAGCAGGAAGCCGGTGATGTCGGTCCGCGCCGGCTTCTCGCCGCGTACCTCGTCGATGAACAGGGTGACCAGGACCAGGCCCAACACGCCGATCGGGATGTTCAGATAAAAGATCCACCGCCAGTCCAGATAGGTGACGATGAAGCCGCCGATCGGCGGACCGATGATCGGGCCGATCAGGGCCGGCATGATCAGCCACGACGTGGCCGAGACCATGTCCTGCTTGGCCACCGAGCGCAGCAGGACGAGGCGTCCGATCGGGATCATCATCGCGCCGCCCATGCCCTGCAGGAAGCGGGCGAGGATCAGGAACGGCAGGTTGGTCGCTTGGCCGCACAGCGCCGAGCCGGCGACGAAGATGACGATGGCTAGACGGAATACGGACTTGGCCCCGAAGCGGTCGGCGATGCGTCCGCTGGCCGGGATGAAGATCGCTAGCGCCAGCAGATAGGCGGTCAGGGCCGAGCTGAGGCTGGGGGCGGGGACGCCGAAGTCGCGGGCCATGGTCGGCAGGGCCGTCGCCAGCACCGTGGCGTCCATCTGCTCCATGAAGAGCGCACAGGCGATGATCATCGCCACGATGCGGTAGTCGCGGGCCTTGGGCGCTGCGCTGACCGGGGCTTCGGGGGTGACGGTCACGCCGCTGGCGGCGGGGACGATGCCGTCGCGGATCTCGGAATTGATCGACGCCAGGCCGCGCCGGCGCAACCTCACCATCTCCGCGCGGCCTCCTTGCGGATCACGATCGGCGGGGCGGCGGAAGGCGGGCGATCAGGCACGGACTTTGACTCGACGAGCGACGGCGTTCCTTCCCAGGCCCCCACATAGGCCCTTGCCGGCCGCGGGGGTAGGGGAGGAACGCGCTTTCGATTGCTCCGTCGTCGGATCTCAGGCTTCGGCGCGACGGAAGGTCTTCAGCGTCGAGGCGGCCAGGATCATGGCCGTCGCCAGCAGGGCGGCGTCGACGATCCAGCCGATCGGGTCGGCCATCTGGCCGGCGTGGAAGCCTGCGTGGGTCACGGCGACGAGGGCGATCAAGCCGGCGCTGATCCGACGCAGGGCCAGGGAGATTCCGGCCGGCGTTCCCACGACGGCCGAGGCGCAGGCCGCCAGGGTGGCCAGGCCCCAGACCGCGACGACGGGCGGGGTGGGCGAGAGCAGGGACACCAGGGCCGAGAAGGCGTAGGCCACGGGCTGGCTCCAGACGAAGGCGATCCACACCCGCTCCCAGCGCGGGGCCGGCCGGCCCTTGTCGCGGCGACGGGCCAGCCAGATGGCGACGCCGCTGGACGTCACCGCCGTCAGCCCCAAGCCCAGCAGCAGATAGGCGACCTTGACGGGCCAGCCGCCGAACCAGCCGAAGTGCAAGGGGGTCATGGTCGACAGGACGCGCATGCCGACCGAACCGCTTTCATAGCCGACCTCGCCCAGGATCTTGCCGGCGCCGTCGACCACCACTGTCTCGCCGCGCGACAGGCGGCCCTGGGTGACCAGATTGACGCTGGCGTGCTGGCCGGTTTCACCGGGGTGCTCGATGAAGAGATAGTTCGGGCGCGCGTTCGGATAGCGGGCTTGTAGCGTGGTTAGGATCGCGGCAACGTCGACGACCTTGGCGGCCGGGCGCGGGTCGTCCTTGACGGTCGGGCCTCGGAACAGGGCGTAGGCCTTGCTGGTGTCGCCTTTGAAGGTGGCGACGGCCAGAACGCCGACGATGATCACCGTCAGGCCCAGGAAGGCGCCCGTCAGCGAGACCACCAGGTGAAAGGGCAGCCCCCAGACCGAGATGCGGTTGTGCAGGTCGGCCTCCTGCAGGCGCTTGGAGCCACCCCAGCGGAACGCGAAGGCGTCCTTGAAGACGCGCGGGTGTGACAGCACGCCGGAGACCAGCGAGGACAGCAGGGCCACGCCCGTCAGGCCGACGATGAAGCCGCCCCAGGCGCGGGGCAGGTGCAGGACGGTGTGCAGCTCGGCCT encodes:
- a CDS encoding MFS transporter, producing MVRLRRRGLASINSEIRDGIVPAASGVTVTPEAPVSAAPKARDYRIVAMIIACALFMEQMDATVLATALPTMARDFGVPAPSLSSALTAYLLALAIFIPASGRIADRFGAKSVFRLAIVIFVAGSALCGQATNLPFLILARFLQGMGGAMMIPIGRLVLLRSVAKQDMVSATSWLIMPALIGPIIGPPIGGFIVTYLDWRWIFYLNIPIGVLGLVLVTLFIDEVRGEKPARTDITGFLLSGVSLGCLLFGFEMTSRSGELVNALMLIAIGLASGALYIRHARRREAPILDLSLMKVPSFRLSVIGGSLTRITQGAQPFLLPLMLQLGFGMSAAVSGTITIAGAIGSLAMKSLAPRLLRRFGFRDSLIVGGLAATAGYAICGFFRPSWPTPLIFLTLMASGFCMSFQFTAYNTIAYDEIPPERMSAATSFYATFQQLMLSLGVCTGALALHVGMLAGDRAAPRLGDFTVAFLIVTAISASATIWNRRFDKDAGAELSGRR
- a CDS encoding PepSY-associated TM helix domain-containing protein; amino-acid sequence: MDGSTTAPAKPTRPGTAGKPIWPKVPAEFVRAMLAGHSALGLAFAALIYLVCFSGSIAVFTYEYGRWEQPSGPVLHEVTPQAADTAFRAVLAKNPKAHDLFVRLPEPSHPRLTVHGDDAKGGEHTWIADASGKLVADEKQPWTEFQAELHTVLHLPRAWGGFIVGLTGVALLSSLVSGVLSHPRVFKDAFAFRWGGSKRLQEADLHNRISVWGLPFHLVVSLTGAFLGLTVIIVGVLAVATFKGDTSKAYALFRGPTVKDDPRPAAKVVDVAAILTTLQARYPNARPNYLFIEHPGETGQHASVNLVTQGRLSRGETVVVDGAGKILGEVGYESGSVGMRVLSTMTPLHFGWFGGWPVKVAYLLLGLGLTAVTSSGVAIWLARRRDKGRPAPRWERVWIAFVWSQPVAYAFSALVSLLSPTPPVVAVWGLATLAACASAVVGTPAGISLALRRISAGLIALVAVTHAGFHAGQMADPIGWIVDAALLATAMILAASTLKTFRRAEA